From Chaetodon trifascialis isolate fChaTrf1 chromosome 24, fChaTrf1.hap1, whole genome shotgun sequence:
CCGGCTTGAAGCAGATCAGCAAACACTCCACAGAATTCAAAAGCTGGGACAGGACGTGGACACCAGGACGGAGACGAATCGCAGCGACGTCACCGTCAGCTGAAGGAAACCGGATGTGAAGAAAACAACGAAGCACGAGTGGACAGAAAGGCGGGAAGAGGAGGAATAATGCTGAACCTGAAAGAAATaaagttcagctgcagtttatGTGATCTTTTACAAAGGAGGAGAAATGTCTGAGAGAATGAAGTCCACAAAGAGTTCAAacgtttttcagtttttctcgTTTTCTTTGTGAACGTAAAGAGTCCCGATGCACCTTCAGACCAgcaggtggcggtaatgcaTCATCACCACCATAAAAGTTCAAGAAGAAGTTGAGGAAGAAGTGGAACCGGAAGCCAGTGGACCTCTcgtggctaacatgctaactgcGTCCGCCGCGTTTGACGTTGTTTTATCAGATTCAGTCTCAGTGACCCAGCAGAGTCTGTGTGCGTGGATAAACGTGTTGAGGTGGACTTTGTGTGAACTCCCGGTTTGATTCACCGCAGACTCATCTCCTGTCAGCCAACAATGCTACCGGAAGTTAGCCTAGCCTGCTAGCAGGAAGTAGACGGAGCCCGGCCTCACGGTGCGAGTCGGAGCAGCTTAGATAGAGACCGAAGTGAGCAGTTTTTAACggagtgtgtctgcaggaaaagctgctgtgaatcagtaaaatgtctaaagtccaaacgctgagagcttttgtggagcagcgactaactgcggctgctgaagagataatGGAGCTGTTTGGAAGAACGATagcagagtacgaggaggaacttTGTGAACAACGAAAACTACTggacgctgttttccagcctgaagtccgcttacacagagcaggtttgactctttTCTCTGCGTTTCACAGTTTGACATCATGGTCAATTGTTGAGTTTGTGTATTTAGTCCAAACTCAGTCTGTTGGGGTGTGTAGTTTCCTGACAGAAAAGGGTAGCTAGTTAGCCAGTTAGCACCAAAGCAGGCTAGCTAGCTTTGGTGCTAACAGGCTAACTTCATGTTAAACGAGCTGAGCTCAGTTGGGTTTGAGGACATTCTTTAAATTGATGATCAGTCCAGGAAATCAGACATTTATCAGCCAcggtcagaaatgtgttttaattcagtttcattcaaCTGTCCTGGACCTTCTGGTGGGTCATAACTTTAATATTTGAGAGCGATTCTTTTGACGTGAGTCCACTCGTTGATTAGGAAAGAGCTGCTTGTTCTGCCTTTGAGGAAGCAGAGGTGTCAGTGGTTTCAACACTAGCAGGAAATGAGCGTTTTCTAAAaggcgtgtttgtgtttgatgctcctcCACAGACGTCCAGCTGCTGTCGGCGAGTCCAGAAGAGGATccccctgagcagcaggactggagcccccgtctggaccaggaggacccagcagagctgccacacattaaagaggaacaggaggaactgtggagcagtcaggagggagagcagcttccAGGGCCGGAGGAGGCCGACATCATTAAGTTCACATTCATTCctgtccctgtgaagagtgaagaagaggatgaagagaaacctcagtcctcacagcttcatcagagacatgctgaagacatgaagacagaatCTGATGGAGAGGACTGTGGAGGACTAGAACCATCCAGCAGCTCAGATCCAGACAGGCATTTAGAACCAGACAGTGACGATGAGACGTCTCAGTCCTCTGACCCTGAGACTGATGTCAGCTgtgactgggaggagaccagAGGACCTCAGTCAGGTTTAAACCTTCTGCAGAACAATGAAGTACCTGGAAGTGATGTGaagctcctcagctcctctgaatGTGCTTCAAGCTTTGACCACAGTGGAGTccaaacaggagagaaaccgTTTGGTTGCTCAGTTTGTGGGAAAAGTTACCAACATAAGAAATCCTTAACATCTCACATGAGACTTCATTCAGAGggaaaatatttcagctgcacAGTTTGTGAGAAAACTTTTCACCAGAGAGGACAGTTTATGGCGCAcatgagaatccacacaggagagaaacccttcagttgttcAGTTTGTGGTTTAAGATTCAGACAAAAGCCGCATCTGAGACAACATTCGactgtccacacaggagagaaaccatTTAGTTGTTCCATCTGCGGGAAAGGATTCAAACACAAGGTAAGTCAGAGACAACACGTGAGagtccacacaggagagaaacccttcaTCTGCTccatctgtggaaaaaaatttAGACAAAAGTCAATTCTTCGACGACACTTAACTGTCCACACAGGAGGGAGACCTTTCAGCTGCTCCATTTGTGGAAAAAGATTTAAAGAAAAGCCAAGTCTCCAGCGACACGTCATTGTCCACACGGGAGAGAAACCGTTTAGTTGCCGCGTTTGTGATAAAAGATTTGTACGAAAGACAAGTCTTCGACGGCACTTAGCTGTCCACATGGGGGAGAAATCTTTCTGCTGCTCCGTTTGTGGTAAAAGATTCACTCAGCTTGCTCATTTCACCCATCACGAGTGTGTTGGTGAGAGCAGCGGAAATaaatgaagctgcagagacGCTTGTTGAGACGGTTTCTTCCAGCAGGACTGAAGCTCTGAGGACAAGACTTCAAATCAAATGAAtgtacacattgacaacaacttGGAcccagagaatttttaaacctcttaaactgtatgttttttaaaaagcacgttacacagccgacccacagcagggggcagaccctggacctgatcataacttatggcctgtctgggggggtgtcctctgttgtggatctggtGGTGTCCaatcacttctgtgtgttttttaacattgccagttttaatcagcgggaggcaccagtgagaacagtgaggaaacgctacctaactcctgaagtggctgcaaattttatgcAGATTTTACGGaacactcctgcagagattttaccagcaccatGAGATTTTATCGTTGGCAATTTTAACAGTAGTCTGAAGTCAatgctggactcagtggctcctcttttaacaaaaacaattaagtaAAAACCTACACCTTCctggagaaatgaagaaattaagcatctaaaaagaaactgcaggagtgctgcgaggaaatggagaaaatcaaaactaacagtccactatgaaattttacgtcatcacctcaaaacttacaataacaccattaaacaggcaagaatttctcacttcaaaaaactaatctctgaccacaaaaataatcccaaatttctcttctcaacaattgatcttttaataaacagtcattttaacagaTTTCACAAGACGATAGCAAAtaccctgtgtgaagactttgcagaccacttcaggcgcaaaattgataacattagatccagtcttttatcgcaACAGGTTTTAATTACCAATTACCAATACGTCTGGATCACTGGTATTactggaggaaacactggagagttttgccctggttgatgcaaggacacttggttgagttttctcccaggtaaaccccacaacctgccttttagacccaattcccacaccgtttcTTAAAACACTCTgtgggttctttgaggaacagctgttatacatggtgaattgctctcttcaggcgggtgtcttccccgcctcctttcaaacggcggtggtgaagccccttctgaagaagagcaatttagaccccgatattcttaataattaccgacatgtatccaacttacctttttaaGTAAagttttagaaaaactggtttttaaccaggtggcgcagcaggtagtgcgcgtgcctcacagcaagaaggtcgccggttcgattcctgggtcggacctttctgtgtgaagtttgcatgttcttcccgtgcatgcgtggcttctctccgggcactccggcttcctcccacagactaaaaacatgctcattaggttgattggtgagtcacccctaggtgtgagtgtgagtgtgaatggttgtgtgcttgtgccctgcgatcggctggcgaccggtccaaggtgtaccccgcctcctgcccgttgacagccgagataggctccggcccccccgcgaccccgaaagggataagcggcatagaaaatggatggatggatggatggatggtttttaaccaagtaaacgattttttaaacaaaaagaacattttagaaaggtatcagtctggttttaggatgaaccacagtgcCGAGACAGTCCTATTAAAGATtgtaaatgatatcaggtgcatcttactactggatctaactgccgccttcgatacagtagaccatcacattttattaaacagactgaagcacctAGTCGGCCTttcaggtactgcttttaactggttcgtctcctcactgacagacacttctttgtaagttgggatgcatgttcctcaggtgcccatgagatcaagtgtggcgttccccaggggtcaattttaggtccaactctttttaatctgtacatgctgcccctcggggacgtcatcaggaggcacggcatcagcttccatagttatgctgatgatacgcaactgtacattgccgtgtctcctgatgaaaCAGGGCccattgatgccctttttaactgcattttagacatcaagtcatggatggcagaaaatttccttcagctcaatcaggacaaaacagaggtcttagtcattggtcctgaaggccagagagagaaacttttaccaaaactaaaagatcttaaaTCAACACATTCTGCAAAaagtctgggcgtgatttttgactcagcttacttttattccacacatcaaaaacataacaaagataggtttttaccatcttaaaaatatagccagagtccgcccgttcctctctcaggccagcacggaggtgctgatgcatgcttttatctcatgtcgcttagattattgtaatgccctgctctctggtcttcccaaaaagagtacctcaaattttcaactactacagaattcagccgcacgagtgctgacgaggaccagagggcgggagcacattacaccagttttaaaatggCTGCATTGGCTCCCGGTGCGTTTCAGGATaaattttaaggttcttttattggttttcaaatgtcttaatggtctCGGCCCCTCTTGTTgatctgaccttcttttaccatatcaaccctcatggaccctgaggtcctccggctccggcctcttaaccataccaaaagtaagaactaaaacacatgggaaggcggcttttagtcattatggcccccgactgtggaacagcctgccggagaacctcagggccgcagagaccgttgatgtttttaaaaagaggctcaagactcacttttttaatcaggcttttaattgatatgtttgatttatctcattcctttaatcaggcttcttatcttatcatattttagttgtatgttttaacgacatgtttatttactatttatttcatttactcattttatttatagtttatctatagttTCCacttatagtttatttactatttatttcctttactcatctcatttcattcaatgttcatgttttatgtgttgtattattttaccctattttatttcttttacttattatcttatgaacttttcttcttttatttttttttaattccagtgtttcctcggcaggtcctccacactgagagatgtgtctgatctgttgcagggggcgctgtcctcgggccctcttggcccagCTGGTCGTGCaactccctaccttggtgtggggtccactGGTCTGTGGGtccgggtgcgggtgccccctgtgctcacagtccctgatgtctctcggtgtggacgaccccaaaggttgcattctcctcaatcattGGTGCCGTGCCATGTCTTTTTACCCGTGCTATtctctgcagtaagaatgtgtgtgtgtgtgtgtgtgtgtgtgtgtgtgtgtgtgtgtgtgtgtgtgtgtgtgtgtgtgtgtgtgtgtgtgtgtgtgtgtgtgtgcgtgcgtgtagttgagggtgggagtttgtacatacggagggtgggagggatgagtttttattgttgctttattttgatttatattgttttttaactcctgtgaagcactttgtgttgcattttattatgtatgaaaagtgctatataaataaagtttgatttgattttgatttaatttgatttgattcaaaGCTGTGATCCAGACTCTAAAACACATCCTGTTTCATTATATCATTttaatcctgtttttatttttatctgcaTTATTTTGTCACTCAGTTGTAAGCAGCTCTGCGTTTGATGTATTTCACCAGTGAGACAcgaactttgtttttttaaagaacagGCAGCTGGAGTGGATTGTTTCTTCAGACTGGACTTCACCAAAAACTCTGTTTCTAACTTCATTCACTGATTTCGTTGAAATCAAATCatattttttgttgaaaatgtttcacttcTGATGCAACGATTCGTTGTTTTTCCTGGTGTTGTAGAACAGACCTTGAAATGAAAACTCTTAAGTCTCGTAAACGTTTTTGTCCTGGTTTGTACCACAGAACCACACTGCCATCGAGACACGAGTAGCGGTTTGGTTTCAGGTACTCAAAAataatctgcctttccttgtttctttgttctattaGTTCGTTATACTATTAGTCATCATATAAGTTAGTATTAATATTGAAGAATGTTGCCATTAATCATTGAAACGTGTTTGATTCATGTACATTAGTGTTAcacagtgagaagcagatgagtccatCGCACACAGTCGTTAgtgaatgttttctctctgtaggATGAAACAGCAGCGTCCTGTAAATCAGTGTAACGCGAGTGAAGGCCTGTTTGTCTCAGAGGGGTGTCGGAGCGCCGGAGGGTTTAGCCCTCGCAGCACCAGctcagctgtttttctcttcactgcattttagttttctttagttttttaattcattttgtcttcattcCGTCTTTCGTAACTTCACTTTTTGCTCGTTGGTTGTCTTTTGCCCATCTGTTGGCGTGTTATGATGATTTTTTGTCGACCTTAACTCGCCGCGTTAAACCGCATCACTTTTTCAGAGTTACAGCCAAACTCTTCTTTAACCATTAAAGCCGAATCATGTAATAATATTTTGTAGATATTTTCGACTGGCCATCGAAAGTATTCTCAACTTTATTATTAACTGAGAAGTTTTGTCGTACGGTCGTCGAGTGCACCGCCCTCTTTCCGCcacacgaaaaaaaaaagagagagacaagagtttattttgctggtctgagtcttaatattattgtccaatcagcagcctgattATTACTTTCCAGCCAGAAGCCCCGTCCCCTCGGCCCCAGACGCTCTCAGAGACTTACATGTTTTTTCAAGGAAAAATATTAATCAAGAGGTAGTTCTAAAAATTTCAGGTGAAGCTCTAGCATcatgttcctcctctgtgctgctgagtcTCCAGAATGGCTCTTCAAAGTCCAGACAAGACATTATAGTAGACATTTagcagaaataaacagcatAGTTTATTTCTGAGTCCAAGCTAAAGGAAAACTGTCAGTCAGAATGTGACAGAGCAAGCACAGCGAGGCTATTATAACATCCAAAGATCTGTGGACAATGCTAGAAGGACATACAGGACAACACAGGTGGAGGATATGATCAGGATGAGATTTGGTCACACTGGTCTAAATAATACAttggttttaattaaaaagcaTAGAAATGGCTCCTGTAGTGAGAGCGTAGAGCATGTTAGAGTCATGTGTTCAATATAATCAGGCAAGGCAACAATTAATACAGCAGCTTCGAGGAGAGGGAGCTCCTTTGAGGActacagacacactgcagaagAAGTTTTGTGAATTATGTTgtaaatttttattttcattttttgggaGAACTGAGTGAAGCAAGAGGCTGTGAGGCAGGAGTGTCCACACCCACACTGCATTTCAGaaggtggcggtaatgcaccAAACGTTGTTTGCTAACCGCCAAATAaatacaagaagaagaagaggaagcagtgTAACCGGAAGCCGGTGGACCTCTcgtggctaacatgctaactgcGTCCGCCGCGTTTGACGTTGTTTTATCAGATTCAGTCGCAGTGACCCagcagagtctgtgtgtgtggataaacGTGTTGAAGTGGACTTTGTGTGAACTTCCGGGATGATTCACCGCAGACTCATCTCCTGTTTGCCAACGATGCTACCGGAAGTTAGCCTAGCCTGCTAGCAGGAAGTAGACGGAGCCCGGCCTCACGGTGCGAGTGGGAGCAGCTTCGACAGAGACCGAAGAGAGCAGACAGTTTAACggagtgtgtctgcaggaaaagctgctgtgaatcagtaaaatgtctaaagtccaaacgctgagagcttttgtggagcagcgactaactgcggctgctgaagagataatGGAGCTGTTTGGAAGAACGATagcagagtacgaggaggaacttTGTGGACAACGAAAACTACTggacgctgttttccagcctgaagtccgcttacacagagcaggtttgactctttgcttattctcactgcaaactgctgcaAGTACTCACACCCTGTACTTCAGTCAGAGTACTAATACACACTGGAAATACTGAGTAAAAGTGCTGCATTCAGAACCTGACTGAAGTAAAGGTATTGTAGTATGTTTCTAACAGATGTGTGGTGACTTGAGAAGAAGCTGTAACCAACagtcaaagtgttttattgtcatatgcACAGCAAGAAACAAGTGTCGTAGTACAACGAAATTCTCACTTTGCCGTCCACGAGAATGCcaagataaaaagaaatataaaaagcaacaatatcaaacaaagagcaatttaaagaatcaaagataaataaataaacaaatcccAGATAAATGCACATAATCGCAATGACTACACACGTAGTGCAAAGCGGTGTTATGTGCAAATTGGTAAAGAAAACAGTCAGCagtaaaaagtccaaaatggtAGAACTAAACCGTAAAAACAGTGAAGTACACAGTGGAGAGTAAAGTGTGAGGTACAGTGCAGTTATGAATGAGGTAGTCCAGTTAACTGTTAAGGAGTCTGATGGCTGCGGGAAAGAAAGAGTTCTTTAATCTGGACGTCCTGCATTTCACGCTTCTGTACCTCCGGCCTGAGGGCAGAAGTGTCCGTGCAGGGGGTGGTGGGGTCTTTCAGGATGGAGGCAGCCCTCTTGTGGACCCTGTGGTGGTAACTGCTCTGCAGAGAGGGCAGTGCAGTCCTGGTGATCCTCTCAGCAGTCTTTACCGCTCTCTGCAGGCGTTTGCGGTCCAAGGCAGTAGCGCTGCCATACCAGACGGTGATGCAACTGGTCAAGATGCTCTCGATGGTGCAGCTGTAAAAGTTCCTGAGGATTTTAGGTGACATTCCAAActtcctcagtctcctcaggaagtgcaGCCGCTGATGAGCTTTCTTGACCAGTTGTGTGGTGTGAAGTGTCCAGGTGAGGTCCTCAGTGATGTGGATCCACCTCAAGTCCCCGGATAAACAGTGGACGATGTGGTCTCTGCTCCCTTCTCATGTCCACCATAATCTCCTTCGTCTTGTCCGTTTTGAGGGTGAGGTTGTCCATGTGGGAGACGGCACAGTCATGGGTGAACAAAGTGTAGAGGATGGGGCTTAGGACACATCCTTGTGGGGTGCCAGTGCTGGTGATGATGCTGGCCGAGGTCCTATTTCCAATCCTGACAGACTGGGGCCTGCCAGTCAGGAAGTCCAGGAGCCAGTCACAGAGGATGGGAGGCAGACCAAGTGTGGACAGTTTGGAGGTGAGTTTGTGGGGGGTGacttgttggtttctttgtagataaaagagcttggtctgtaccagctctatatggaaagtgtcctgagacaacttctgttgtgatttggcgctatacaaataaaattgaattgaaattgactGTGTTGAAGGCGGAGCTGTAGTCTATGAAGAGCATCCTCACGCAGGAGtctttgttttccaggtgtGATAGGTGAATAGTGGAGGGCAGCTGCGATGGTGTCTGCAGTGGATCTGCCCGGCCAGTAGGCATACTGCAAGGGGTCCAGGTTGTCTGGTATGCTGCTCTGAAGGCGGATCAGCACCACTCTCTCAAAGCACCTCACTGAAAAAGCACTTCATTATGATTGGAGTGAGTGCTACTGGCCTGTAGTCATTCAGGCAGGTGGGTGGGCTCTTCTTGGGAAGGGGGACGATGGTTGTGGTCTTGAAGCATGAGGGGACTGTGCTCTGTCGGAGGGAGAGGTTGAAGATGGAGGTGAGAACATCTGCCAGCTCATTAGCACATGCTCTGAGGGCCCGCCCAGGAATGTTGTCTGGTCCTGCTGCCTTGCGGGGGTTGATCCTCCTCAGGGCTTTGCATACCCGGCCTGATGAGATGGttggtggaggggaggggggtggggtggcaacggtgtgtgcgtgcctcctctctgtgctgtggcTGGTGGTCTCAAAGCCTCTGTAAAATGTGTTGAGGTCATCTGGCAGGCTGTCTGTGgagctgatggtgctggtggtggtccTGTAGTCTGTGATGTGCTGCAGGCAGCAGTAGAATAGTAGCCATCCAGCTTCTCTCTGTACTGCTTTTTGGCCGCTGTGTTGGCTTTACTCAGTCTGTTCTTTGCAGCTTTGTAATCCGTCTCATTGCCAGATCTGAATGCACGAGAGTGGGCAACCAACATGTGGCGTACCTGACTGTTTATCCAGGGCTTCTGGTTGGGGAACTTCCTGACTTGTATGGTGGGCACGATGTTGTCAACACAAGTGCTGATATACCCAGTCACATACTCATAGTCCTGCATGCTGACAGAGGCGTCCTCCAACGTGGCTGCAGCtttgaacacatcccagtctgTCCGAGCACAACAGTCCTGCAGGGTGCTCTCAGTGTCTGTGGTCCAAAGTTTAACCTGTTTGGTGACAGGGTTTGCCTGTTTTAGTCTTTGTCTGTAGGCCGGgtacagaaaaagagagatgtgGTCTGAGTGTCCAAAGTGTGGACGGAGTGCAGCCCTGAATGTATGTTGCTGTAAACATGGTCCAGAGTGTTCTTTTCACAGGTGGGAATATCTACATGTTGGTGGTGTTTGGGTAGTACAGTCTATAAATTACACTGATTAAAGTCGCCAGCGCcaataaaaacagcatctgGGTGAGCCGTCTCCAGCTAGGGATCGACTAATTATTGGCCTGGCCGataatatcggccgatattcgGCATTTTTTCGATCATCGGCATCGGCtgttttttccaccgataaccgataaaattaattaatgtattttaaaatgcgCTCCGTTGGCTCTGCAGCCATCTCTCCGCTTGAAGTCACCATTCTTGGCTGTCTAACAAagtcccgcccacagccctcactgattggctacatggcacaagtgagtcagtgacagccaatcgacactgaagcctctacatgcagcgcCACAGACACGGAGAAGCAGACGACTGCGCCGGTGATCCAGCAGAGATAAGGCGacagagtcagtcgaagttgcaataaaaaccctctatgatgaagtttgaaaaatactacaaccttatgattaatttcagtaataacatgcaagcccagagttgacatttcaccgacctgcttgtctaatcacatcaagcatacgaatgggggaataataaatctctaACGTGTCTCAGCCTGTGGGgtggctcctggtttatcaataaacaacaccggaggtgattaTAGTCGATAAGTTGAACAGCACTGCACGCTAacgtgtctttgtttgtttacagtcgcctctccctcagcgctcgtgcTCTCACGACACTATGACGCAGCAACGTAACTACAGGTGTTCATTGATCGTCCTTAGCCCgtcactcgtaaagtccagggatatgagtcaggcagagagcacacgtaGAGGAGATTATTcttagtgtgttttattttcaatcagtAAATTTACCGTCGagtctacaactcacgtgtgtaatgaaacaCTTTTCCAAGCTGgaagatatgaaaactgtggcgctggcatgtctcctgctactgaaCTGGGAGAactaactcagacccaaatttcacaacagttcagttcagtttattttgttgatgtttcaaaaattcagggagctatattatttatttatttattcatttgagtgagttttaagaaatgttgctggaaggcccctgcactttttgttctagaaataattaaacttaaaggcgTTTCAATGAagattttatgtttgtgttattttacaaaaagttaaggtctttttttcagtgtacacaaaacaaacaaacagtataccgtattcattctaatcccaggtgtgttactctaaattttgacaccaaaattttaatttttgctgcaagcgaatatcggttctaaatatcggctatcggtttcacttgattattaataatcggtatcggCATCGGCACTGAAAAATCCACATCGGTCGATCTCTATCGAACACCACAGACAAGATTTTCTTTCAACAATTAGACACAGCTGAATTTTCAGTTTTGCTCCTTTGTGGCTTCAAACTTCGGTTTCATTTCACCTCAACAGTATGTGATTATTCGCAGTACTTAAAGTACTTCATGTGTCAGTAAAGTGTTCCTGTCagagtttttctctctgctgtctgtggactaatattcctgctgctttcatgtgtttgctgcattttactgctgcacaTGTTTCAGCTTGAGCTCATTTGAAGTACTTTATGTACTGTTGGTAGTTCACTCTGCAGCAGTACTTCATGTTCTAtgagatcatcatatgtttgcagAGAGGCTGTCTGGGTGTAGAGGTCCTGCATGGACGGCAGCTCCATCCTGGTGATGTGCTGAACAGTTTTCACCACCCTCTGTAGAGTCTGACGGTTGAGGGTGGTGCAGCTGTCCAATCAGGTGGTGATGCAGCCAATCAGGCTTCACTCACTGGTTCATCTGGAGACGTTTCGGAGTTTCCTGGAGTCCACGTGGAGCCTCGTCAGCCTGCATCCTGTCTCTGTGATGGTGTTGGTGTGGTGAGTCCAGGTCAGGTCCTCACTGACGTGAACCCAGAGgaacctgaagctgctgactcTCCACCATCGTCTGACTGGTGGTGACGGGGGCGTGTCCTTCTCCCCATCACTTCCTGTCGTCTGCAATCAGCTTCTTGGTTTTGTATTCTGAGCTTCATATTGAGCCAACAGGAAATGACCTTTTTCTAAAaggcgtgtttgtgtttgatgctcctcCACAGACGTCCAGCTGCTGTCGGCGAGTCAAGAAGAGgatcctcctgagcagcaggactggagccccagtctggaccaggaggacccagcagagctgccacacattaaagaggaacaggaggaactgtggagcagtcaggagggagagcagcttccAGGGCCGGAGGAGGCCGACATCACCAAGTCCACGTTCCCTCctgtccctgtgaagagtgaagaagaggatgaagagaaacctcagtcctcacagcttcatcagagacacgctgaagacatgaggacagaaGCTGATGGAGAGGACTGTGGAGGACCAGAAGCATCCAGGAGCTCAGATCCAGACAGACATTTAGAAGCAGACAGTGAGGACGAGACGTC
This genomic window contains:
- the LOC139327953 gene encoding zinc finger and SCAN domain-containing protein 21-like yields the protein MSKVQTLRAFVEQRLTAAAEEIMELFGRTIAEYEEELCEQRKLLDAVFQPEVRLHRADVQLLSASPEEDPPEQQDWSPRLDQEDPAELPHIKEEQEELWSSQEGEQLPGPEEADIIKFTFIPVPVKSEEEDEEKPQSSQLHQRHAEDMKTESDGEDCGGLEPSSSSDPDRHLEPDSDDETSQSSDPETDVSCDWEETRGPQSDVQLLSASQEEDPPEQQDWSPSLDQEDPAELPHIKEEQEELWSSQEGEQLPGPEEADITKSTFPPVPVKSEEEDEEKPQSSQLHQRHAEDMRTEADGEDCGGPEASRSSDPDRHLEADSEDETSHSSDPETDDSCDWEETRGPQSGLKPLQNNEVPGSDVKCNTGQTSVSSSECASSFDHSGVQTAEKPFGCSVCGKRYQHKKSLTNHVILHSEGKRFSCSVCGKRYNYKTSLTSHMRLHSEGKRFSCSVCKKTFQWRADYTRHMRIHTGEKPFSCSVCGLRFRQKEHLKHHSTVHTGD
- the LOC139327971 gene encoding gastrula zinc finger protein XlCGF8.2DB-like → MRLHSEGKYFSCTVCEKTFHQRGQFMAHMRIHTGEKPFSCSVCGLRFRQKPHLRQHSTVHTGEKPFSCSICGKGFKHKVSQRQHVRVHTGEKPFICSICGKKFRQKSILRRHLTVHTGGRPFSCSICGKRFKEKPSLQRHVIVHTGEKPFSCRVCDKRFVRKTSLRRHLAVHMGEKSFCCSVCGKRFTQLAHFTHHECVGESSGNK